A section of the Humulus lupulus chromosome 2, drHumLupu1.1, whole genome shotgun sequence genome encodes:
- the LOC133819666 gene encoding uncharacterized protein LOC133819666 — MYTFKDKVTEKLSRFLPHSTNSPTSSQSQPQDRHPQPQTRSYPKVGKSFSSYISNIIPSVSFNGSGSDKHQHEFKLIPSLPVRYNNRNSKRHDEPLGGDVSCNAANDRRGTHNDHEKDEIIDSIGKVSGGSTSSSEVFEEAMEEHSPQKPLAYLMEDSAFISTDLYEFLFSSIPNIVRGCQWVLLYSTLKHGISLRTLIRRSAELPGPCLLIVGDKQGAIFGGLLDCPLRPTAKRKYQGTNQTFVFTTIYGEPRLFRPTGANRYYYLCLDNLLALGGGGNFALYLDGDLLNGTSGPCETFGNMCLAHNPEFELKNVELWGFTHASQYLH, encoded by the exons CAAAGACAAAGTAACAGAGAAACTCTCTCGTTTTCTTCCTCATTCCACAAACTCACCCACTTCTTCTCAATCTCAACCTCAAGATCGCCACCCTCAGCCTCAG ACCAGATCGTATCCTAAAGTGGGGAAATCATTTTCTTCATACATTTCCAACATTATCCCATCAGTAAGCTTTAATGGATCAGGATCGGATAAGCATCAACATGAATTCAAGCTAATTCCATCCCTCCCTGTTAGATACAATAACAGAAACTCTAAACGCCACGATGAACCGTTGGGCGGTGATGTATCATGTAATGCAGCAAATGACAGAAGGGGAACTCATAATGATCATGAAAAAGACGAAATCATCGACAGCATTGGCAAGGTCTCGGGAGGTAGCACAAGTAGTTCTGAAGTATttgaagaagcaatggaagagCACAGTCCTCAGAAGCCTTTAGCTTATCTCATGGAAGACTCTGCTTTCATTTCCACAGACTTGTATGAGTTCTTGTTTTCATCAATCCCAAACATTGTTAGGGGGTGCCAATGGGTCTTGCTTTACAG TACGTTGAAACATGGCATATCACTTCGCACACTTATCCGCAGAAGTGCTGAACTTCCTGGTCCTTGTTTGCTG ATTGTCGGAGATAAGCAAGGGGCCATTTTTGGTGGGCTTCTTGATTGTCCATTAAGACCTACTGCAAAGAGAAAATACCAA GGAACGAAccaaacatttgtttttacaaccATATATGGTGAGCCGAGGCTGTTCAGACCAACTG GAGCCAACAGATATTATTACTTGTGCCTAGACAACTTGCTTGCACTTGGAGGTGGTGGCAACTTTGCATTGTATTTGGATGGAGATCT TTTAAATGGAACCAGTGGACCATGTGAAACATTTGGAAACATGTGCTTGGCTCATAACCCAGAGTTTGAGTTAAAGAATGTTGAG CTATGGGGTTTCACGCATGCATCGCAGTACCTTCATTGA
- the LOC133819664 gene encoding pre-mRNA-processing factor 19-like, with protein MNCAISGEVPEEPVVSKNSGLLFEKRLIERHISDYGKCPITGEPLTMDDIVPVKTGKIVRPRPVQAASIPGMLGMFQTEWDSLMLSNFALEQQLHTARQELSHALYQHDAACRVIARLKKERDEARSLLAQAERHIPSSTPITVNASAVSNGRTVTPDEVGPGGKKICPGISASIFDELTECNAALSQQRKKRQIPSTLAPVDDLERYTQISSHPLQKTSKPGIASIDIHYNKDIIATGGFDTNAVIFDRSSGEILSTLSGHSKKVTSVKFVARDDLFLSSSADKTVRIWQGSDDGNYNCNHVLKDHNAEVQAVTVHATNNYFVTASLDNTWCFYELSSGLCLTQVEDSTGSDGGYTSAAFHPDGLILGTGTSEALVKIWDVKSQTNVARFDGHVGAVTAISFSENGYFLATAASDGVKLWDLRKLRNFRTFAPYGSETPTSSVEFDHSGSYLALAGADIRVYQVANVKSEWNCIKTFPDLSGTGKATCVKFGPDAKYLAVGSMDRNLRIFGLPGDSEAMES; from the exons ATGAACTGCGCAA TCTCCGGCGAGGTGCCGGAAGAGCCCGTCGTCTCAAAGAACTCTGGCTTGCTCTTCGAGAAGCGTTTAATCGAAAGGCACATATCG GATTATGGAAAATGCCCAATAACAGGTGAACCCCTTACTATGGACGATATTGTTCCTGTTAAAACTGGAAAG ATAGTTCGGCCAAGGCCTGTACAAGCTGCTAGCATCCCTGGAATGCTTGGAATGTTCCAGACT GAATGGGATAGTTTGATGCTATCCAATTTTGCATTGGAACAACAGCTTCATACTGCACGACAGGAGTTAAGTCATGCTCTATACCAG CATGATGCTGCATGCCGTGTGATTGCAAGACTaaagaaagaaagagatgaagcTAGATCACTACTTGCTCAGGCTGAGAGACACATACCATCATCAACACCAATTACAGTAAATGCCTCTGCAGTTAGCAATGGAAGAACAG TTACTCCTGATGAAGTGGGACCTGGTGGAAAGAAAATCTGTCCCGGAATATCTGCTAGCATATTTGATGAGCTTACAGAATGTAATGCTGCTCTCTCACAGCAGCGGAAAAAGCGGCAG ATACCATCAACATTGGCTCCTGTTGATGATCTAGAAAGGTATACCCAGATATCTAGTCATCCACTTCAGAAAACAAGCAAACCAGGCATTGCATCTATTGATATACATTATAACAAG GACATCATTGCAACTGGGGGTTTTGATACAAATGCTGTTATTTTTGATCGATCTTCAGGAGAAATCTTATCTACTCTTAGTGGTCACTCAAAGaag GTTACGAGTGTAAAATTTGTAGCACGTGATGACTTATTCTTGAGCAGTTCAGCAGACAAG ACAGTGCGGATATGGCAAGGGTCAGATGATGGAAACTATAATTGCAACCACGTTTTGAAAGATCATAATGCTGAG GTGCAAGCAGTTACAGTTCATGCCACAAATAATTATTTCGTGACTGCTTCTCTTGACAACACATGGTGCTTTTATGAGCTTTCTTCTGGATTGTGCCTCACTCAG GTGGAGGACTCTACAGGATCAGATGGTGGCTACACATCCGCAGCATTTCATCCTGATGGTCTTATCCTCGGAACAGGAACCTCAGAAGCTCTTGTTAAAATTTGGGATGTGAAAAGTCAG ACGAATGTTGCCAGATTTGATGGACATGTTGGAGCAGTAACTGCTATATCTTTCTCTGAAAATGGTTACTTCCTTGCG ACTGCAGCAAGTGATGGTGTTAAGCTCTGGGATTTACGTAAATTGAGGAACTTCAGGACATTTGCTCCTTATGGTTCAGAGACGCCAACAAGCTCTG TTGAATTTGACCATAGTGGAAGTTACCTTGCACTTGCGGGTGCTGATATAAG AGTTTACCAGGTTGCCAATGTTAAATCAGAATGGAACTGTATCAAAACTTTCCCTGATTTGTCTGGCACAG gtAAAGCAACTTGTGTAAAATTTGGTCCGGATGCGAAGTACCTTGCAGTTGGATCAATGGACCGAAACCTCCGGATTTTTGGCCTACCAGGGGATAGCGAAGCAATGGAGTCTTAA